A single genomic interval of Sulfurovum sp. TSL6 harbors:
- a CDS encoding BON domain-containing protein — translation MTKSLFAMGMVAGLCLNGCSDNRSVHRPVASIGSASDIKDKLAATQALRHTDIKVDTRNGKNILSGAVQTQKQKFLAGSVARSVEGSGIVVNRLVVQ, via the coding sequence ATGACTAAAAGTTTATTTGCTATGGGGATGGTTGCAGGATTATGCTTGAATGGGTGTAGTGACAATAGATCGGTACACAGACCAGTAGCGAGCATAGGTTCTGCTTCTGACATCAAAGATAAACTGGCAGCAACACAGGCATTGCGTCATACAGATATCAAAGTTGATACACGAAATGGTAAAAACATTTTATCTGGTGCGGTACAGACACAAAAACAGAAATTTTTGGCAGGTTCTGTGGCACGTTCCGTAGAAGGTTCGGGTATAGTAGTCAATCGATTGGTGGTACAGTAA